Proteins co-encoded in one Arachis stenosperma cultivar V10309 chromosome 7, arast.V10309.gnm1.PFL2, whole genome shotgun sequence genomic window:
- the LOC130942013 gene encoding uncharacterized protein LOC130942013 encodes MNERKKHTLLHCVELSCPTHYSPQTKEKLIKKKLYLSLIIIIMASSKILFLNSFLERRKKNNKKKGNNNNKKDDDLDLVKAAAWAWYQRGSGSEGNNNNKGLMNEFDVTTTTRTTHQRTSTRPPSRYKLEAMKRMELNDNHHEEEEEEENSHKGHRKKKNSLLLDAYEVQSISRQIDSHIIIESNKNNTSSSTSLMMRMNKKKNKKEKTKRTWLIHGAVCGRGEDVVDPATSVMIGGRRRQQPNRVR; translated from the coding sequence ATGAACGAAAGAAAGAAACATACTTTATTGCATTGCGTGGAACTTAGTTGCCCCACACATTACTCACCTCAAACAAAGGAGAAGCTAATTAAGAAGAAGCTCTATCtatctcttattattattatcatggCTTCTTCAAAGATCTTGTTCTTGAACTCTTTCTtggagagaagaaagaagaacaacaagaagaagggtaataataataataagaaagatGATGATTTGGATCTTGTGAAGGCGGCTGCATGGGCATGGTACCAACGTGGTTCAGGATCAGAagggaataataataataagggttTGATGAATGAGTTTGATGTCACCACAACAACAAGAACTACTCATCAAAGAACATCGACTAGGCCTCCTTCAAGGTACAAGCTAGAAGCAATGAAAAGAATGGAACTCAACGATAatcatcatgaagaagaagaagaagaagaaaacagtCATAAGGGTCatagaaagaagaagaactcaCTACTCCTTGATGCATATGAAGTGCAAAGCATTTCAAGGCAAATTGATAGTCATATTATTATAGAGTCAAATAAGAACAACACTTCATCATCAACTAGTTTAATGATGAGGatgaataagaagaagaataagaaggaaaaaacaaaaagaacttGGCTAATCCATGGTGCTGTCTGTGGAAGAGGAGAAGATGTGGTTGATCCAGCAACTTCTGTCATGATAGGTGGTCGTCGCCGTCAACAGCCAAACCGTGTACGTTAA